A genomic region of Papaver somniferum cultivar HN1 chromosome 7, ASM357369v1, whole genome shotgun sequence contains the following coding sequences:
- the LOC113292637 gene encoding uncharacterized protein LOC113292637, producing the protein MARDLFFGDSALRRKYESTTKKQKEQKRRAKASSTAIANPMYTRQGGNPRNVQQSQFIGDKNKEGQEHQLNDFSNRLQAAQSMVHDGNGVGRTGRALPSHAPIESPVDGGRGGGRTRHVLPSRSPIESPVLQRSRAGGISCAVHPMESPLNNDFLLTPRISPREHRTGVHRNLEKEYNGLHSPMRSQGRRSVPPPTENEIQQRSNQLHNNRTQASLQPSRRSTQKVIQSSTSHQSQHNALRSSSSQQSRRSQQWNNLHDSPAENHNFSQPNRSRSASNSPVGNNEEVGYSLQDGRTQRTTRKKTTNLAVAKRGKEKVSVYVFKEKFCGHYRHELINSIGSWVRQRDNCPLTYDKFDDMPEQKIARVIQNVRDHFILVPDDEVAVKVIKDVMRNAYKAYRHKLRLAYIKAGGDGFAGSDGHLEALAHPPEDFLNKRDWAHMCEHFTTDAFKKNSERGRLAAAAKQLNGINHSNGNKSFTSIEYELLQAGEPCDPVTFFRRTHDPEKKINAKCKEMSEKMKAMKEAADRGETNDTPEEIFNKVRNAGCSGKRRRKAHPTNYSLYQKKEEEMAELKVRMASLEQENKRLKKETGPNATKKWLNEYLVKNGMPAMELSSEDEAEDDDEDADVHGSQIHEHRDAFEGSDMEAEEEDVEAFADGQEEDDEENPDRELEEDDEEEYVEV; encoded by the exons ATGGCTCGAGACCTATTTTTTGGGGATTCCGCCTTGCGTCGAAAATACG AATCCACtactaaaaaacaaaaagaacagaAGCGAAGAGCTAAAGCTTCCTCAACTGCAATTGCGAATCCCATGTACACACGACAGGGAGGAAATCCAAGAAATGTGCAGCAATCTCAATTTATTG GAGACAAAAACAAGGAGGGACAAGAACACCAATTGAATGACTTTAGCAATCGCTTGCAAGCAGCTCAGTCAATGGTGCACgacggaaatggagttggaagaaCAGGTCGGGCGCTGCCAAGCCATGCACCAATCGAGTCACCAGTGGATGGAGGAAGGGGAGGTGGAAGAACACGTCATGTGCTGCCAAGTCGTTCACCAATTGAGTCACCTGTGCTTCAGAGAAGTAGGGCTGGTGGAATATCATGCGCGGTGCATCCAATGGAATCACCTCTGAACAATGATTTTCTGTTAACTCCAAGGATATCCCCTAGAGAACACCGCACAGGAGTACACAGAAATCTGGAGAAGGAATACAATGGTCTACATAGCCCTATGAGAAGTCAAGGTCGTCGTTCTGTACCACCTCCCACAGAGAATGAAATACAACAACGttcaaatcaattgcataataatcGAACACAAGCATCTCTTCAGCCATCTCGTCGGTCAACACAAAAAGTTATTCAAAGTTCAACATCTCATCAATCACAGCATAATGCTCTTCGAAGTTCATCTTCGCAGCAATCTCGCCGATCACAACAGTGGAACAATCTACATGATTCTCCAGCTGAAAATCATAATTTTTCGCAACCCAACCGATCGCGATCAGCGTCTAATTCTCCTGTAGGAAATAATGAAGAAGTTGGCTATTCACTGCAAGATG GTCGAACACAACGTACCACAAGAAAGAAAACGACTAATCTTGCGGTTGCCAAGAGGGGGAAGGAGAAAGTAAGCGTGTacgtttttaaagaaaaattttgTGGTCACTATAGACATGAGCTTATAAACTCTATTGGGTCGTGGGTAAGGCAAAGGGACAATTGCCCACTAACATATGATAAATTTGATGATATGCCTGAACAGAAGATTGCCCGAGTGATCCAGAATGTCCGG GACCACTTTATTCTCGTTCCTGATGATGAAGTGGCTGTCAAAGTGATCAAAGACGTGATGAGGAATGCTTATAAGGCATACAGGCACAAACTTCGTCTAGCATACATAAAAGCTGGGGGTGATGGGTTCGCTGGATCAGATGGCCACCTGGAGGCTTTGGCACACCCTCCCGAAGATTTCCTCAACAAACGTGATTGGGCTCACATGTGTGAGCACTTCACCACCGATGCGTTCAAG AAAAATTCTGAAAGAGGACGTCTTGCTGCTGCTGCGAAGCAACTCAACGGTATCAACCACAGTAATGGCAACAAAAGTTTCACTAGTATCGAATACGAGTTG CTGCAAGCCGGAGAGCCTTGTGATCCAGTGACTTTCTTCCGACGAACCCATGATCCTGAAAAGAAAATCAACGCCAAATGCAAAGAAATGAGT GAAAAAATGAAGGCCATGAAGGAAGCCGCAGATCGGGGAGAAACTAATGACACTCCAGAAGAGATATTTAACAAAGTTCGTAATGCTGGATGTTCGGGTAAACGTCGTCGCAAGGCTCATCCAACTAACTACAGTTTAtaccagaaaaaagaagaagaaatggccgaATTGAAAGTAAGAATGGCATCCTTGGAACAGGAAAACAAAAGGCTTAAGAAAGAAACAGGTCCGAACGCGACAAAGAAGTGGTTGAATGAATATCTTGTTAAAAATGGCATGCCGGCTATGGAATTATCATCTGAAGATGAAgcggaagatgatgatgaagatgctgATGTGCACGGGAGTCAAATTCATGAACATCGAGATGCCTTTGAAGGTAGTGATATGGAAGCTGAAGAGGAGGATGTAGAGGCCTTTGCAGATGGtcaagaagaagatgacgagGAGAATCCGGACAGGGAACTcgaagaggatgatgaagaagaatatgttgaggtttAG